The proteins below come from a single Nocardioides eburneiflavus genomic window:
- the ureG gene encoding urease accessory protein UreG, translating into MPDPSPAQSPTRGLRLGVCGPVGTGKSSLIALLCRELAERMSLAVVTNDIYTDEDARFLRASGVLAADRIRAVETGACPHTAIRDDITANLLTVEELEEEFAPDLVLIESGGDNLTATFSPALVDTQVFVLDIAGGGDVARKGGPGIERADLLVVNKTDLAPHVGVDRDRMVADAEAARHGRSVIALSRTDRASVAALTAWVTAEVARHRAGDLVPTDPGPMAPHSHDHSPGPAGRDHDHAPA; encoded by the coding sequence GTGCCTGACCCGTCCCCCGCCCAGTCCCCGACCCGCGGCCTCCGACTCGGCGTCTGCGGCCCTGTGGGCACCGGCAAGAGCTCCCTCATCGCCCTGCTGTGCCGCGAGCTCGCCGAGCGCATGTCGCTCGCCGTGGTCACCAACGACATCTACACCGACGAGGACGCCCGCTTCCTCCGGGCGTCCGGGGTGCTGGCGGCGGACCGGATCCGCGCGGTGGAGACGGGCGCGTGCCCGCACACCGCGATCCGTGACGACATCACCGCCAACCTGCTCACCGTCGAGGAGCTCGAGGAGGAGTTCGCCCCCGACCTCGTGCTGATCGAGTCAGGGGGCGACAACCTCACCGCGACGTTCTCCCCGGCGCTGGTCGACACCCAGGTCTTCGTGCTCGACATCGCCGGCGGGGGCGACGTGGCCCGCAAGGGCGGCCCAGGCATCGAGCGCGCCGACCTGTTGGTGGTCAACAAGACCGACCTCGCACCTCACGTCGGCGTCGACCGGGACCGCATGGTCGCCGATGCCGAGGCTGCCCGGCACGGGCGCTCGGTGATCGCCCTCTCCCGCACGGACCGGGCCTCCGTCGCGGCCCTGACGGCGTGGGTGACGGCCGAGGTCGCCCGGCACCGCGCGGGCGACCTCGTGCCCACCGACCCCGGCCCGATGGCGCCACACTCCCACGACCACTCCCCCGGACCGGCCGGTCGCGACCATGACCACGCTCCTGCCTGA
- a CDS encoding urease accessory protein UreF — MDHVPTDLLLMLLADARLPVAGHTQSAGLEAAVQHGLTSVEVPAYLSARLATTVRVEAGTAVVALHRLTHGLPLEPVVAAWAARTPSHALRRSSRAQGRAMNRLSTRLWADDAAVLRVHGLDGCPRAVAVAGAAAATGLDASSLARLVGYDDVQTVASASLKLLPLDPAETTAWVHDALPEVAAVAADVAPLTDPRDIPAAAAPQTEVWAQAHARSTRRLFSA, encoded by the coding sequence ATGGACCACGTCCCGACCGACCTGCTGCTGATGCTCCTCGCCGACGCGCGCCTGCCGGTGGCGGGGCACACGCAGTCCGCCGGGCTGGAGGCCGCCGTCCAGCACGGGCTGACCAGCGTGGAGGTGCCGGCCTACCTGTCGGCCCGGCTCGCGACCACCGTGCGGGTGGAGGCCGGCACCGCGGTCGTCGCCCTCCACCGGCTGACCCACGGGCTGCCGCTCGAGCCCGTCGTCGCGGCGTGGGCGGCGCGTACGCCGAGCCACGCGCTGCGGCGCAGCTCTCGGGCACAGGGGCGCGCCATGAACCGCCTCAGCACGCGGCTGTGGGCGGACGACGCAGCCGTACTCCGGGTGCACGGGCTGGACGGCTGCCCGCGCGCCGTGGCAGTCGCCGGCGCCGCCGCCGCAACAGGCCTCGACGCGTCGTCGCTGGCTCGGCTCGTCGGCTACGACGACGTGCAGACCGTCGCCTCGGCGTCGCTCAAGCTGCTCCCCCTCGACCCTGCCGAGACCACCGCATGGGTGCACGACGCCCTGCCCGAGGTGGCCGCGGTCGCCGCGGACGTGGCCCCGCTGACCGATCCGCGCGACATCCCCGCGGCCGCAGCACCCCAGACCGAGGTGTGGGCGCAGGCCCACGCCCGCAGCACCAGGAGGTTGTTCAGTGCCTGA
- a CDS encoding urease subunit alpha yields the protein MVEISRSAYAALYGPTTGDQVRLADTDLWIEVEQDLTFGGEEAVFGGGKSIRESMHQSTTTRADGALDTVITSALVLDHWGIVKADVGIRDGRIVALGRSGNPDIADGVHPDLVIGPSTDVVSGEGKILTAGGIDVHVHFLSRSQVHEALATGITTLGGGGTGPSEGSKATTVTPGAWHLRTVHRALDPLPVNVLLMGKGNTVSAAALAEQALAGAAAYKVHEDWGSTPAAIDAALRAADEHGLQVALHSDSLNEAGYLESTLRAIGGRSIHAFHAEGAGGGHAPDIVRVAGEPYVIPGSTNPTLPHTVNTVAEHLDMLMVCHHLNPRVSEDLAFAESRIRATTIAAEDVLHDLGAMSITSSDAQAMGRIGEVVTRTWQVAHTMKDRFGTLGSGPADNERARRYVAKYTINPAIAHGIDHEVGSVEAGKLADLVLWDPRFFGVRPSVVLKGGALVYAALGDPNASIPTPQPVLMRPTLVEDDGADHSVTFVSPAALESGLAAELGLRRRLAAVRSTREVGKAQMVNNDALPVIAVDPETFAIDIDGERVVPAPATWLPLAQLYTMF from the coding sequence GTGGTTGAGATCAGCCGGAGCGCGTACGCCGCCCTCTACGGCCCGACCACCGGCGACCAGGTGCGCCTGGCCGACACCGACCTGTGGATCGAGGTCGAGCAGGACCTCACCTTCGGCGGCGAGGAAGCGGTCTTCGGCGGCGGGAAGTCGATCCGCGAGTCGATGCACCAGTCGACGACGACGCGCGCCGACGGAGCGCTCGACACGGTGATCACCAGCGCCCTGGTCCTCGACCACTGGGGCATCGTGAAGGCCGACGTCGGGATCCGCGACGGACGCATCGTCGCCCTCGGCCGGAGCGGGAACCCCGACATCGCGGACGGAGTGCACCCCGACCTCGTCATCGGCCCGTCCACCGACGTGGTCTCCGGCGAGGGCAAGATCCTCACGGCGGGCGGGATCGACGTGCACGTGCACTTCCTCTCGCGCTCGCAGGTCCACGAGGCCCTCGCGACCGGGATCACCACCCTCGGCGGCGGCGGCACGGGTCCGTCCGAGGGCTCGAAGGCGACCACCGTGACGCCGGGCGCCTGGCACCTGCGGACGGTGCACCGCGCCCTGGACCCGCTCCCGGTCAACGTCCTGCTGATGGGCAAGGGCAACACCGTCTCGGCCGCGGCGCTCGCCGAGCAGGCCCTCGCCGGTGCCGCCGCCTACAAGGTGCACGAGGACTGGGGCTCCACGCCCGCGGCCATCGACGCAGCTCTCCGCGCGGCCGACGAGCACGGCCTCCAGGTCGCGCTGCACTCCGACAGCCTCAACGAGGCGGGCTACCTCGAGTCGACGCTGCGCGCGATCGGCGGACGGTCCATCCACGCCTTCCACGCAGAGGGGGCCGGCGGTGGCCACGCACCCGACATCGTCCGGGTGGCCGGAGAGCCGTACGTCATCCCGGGATCGACCAACCCGACCTTGCCGCACACGGTCAACACCGTCGCCGAGCACCTCGACATGCTGATGGTCTGCCACCACCTCAACCCGCGCGTGTCGGAGGACCTCGCGTTCGCCGAGTCCAGGATCAGGGCGACGACGATCGCGGCCGAGGACGTGCTGCACGACCTCGGCGCCATGTCGATCACCTCCTCCGACGCCCAGGCCATGGGCCGCATCGGTGAGGTCGTCACGCGCACCTGGCAGGTGGCGCACACCATGAAGGACCGGTTCGGGACGCTGGGCTCCGGGCCGGCTGACAACGAGCGCGCGCGGCGCTACGTCGCGAAGTACACGATCAACCCGGCGATCGCGCACGGCATCGACCACGAGGTCGGCTCGGTCGAGGCCGGCAAGCTCGCCGACCTCGTCCTGTGGGACCCGCGCTTCTTCGGCGTACGCCCCTCGGTCGTGCTCAAGGGGGGCGCCCTGGTGTACGCCGCGCTCGGCGACCCGAACGCCTCGATCCCGACCCCGCAGCCGGTCCTCATGCGGCCGACCCTCGTCGAGGACGACGGGGCCGACCACTCCGTCACGTTCGTCTCGCCCGCGGCGCTCGAGTCCGGGCTGGCGGCCGAGCTGGGGCTGCGGCGACGGCTCGCCGCGGTGCGGTCCACGCGCGAGGTGGGCAAGGCGCAGATGGTCAACAACGACGCGCTGCCGGTGATCGCCGTCGACCCCGAGACCTTCGCCATCGACATCGACGGCGAGCGTGTCGTGCCCGCCCCGGCGACGTGGCTGCCGCTCGCGCAGCTCTACACGATGTTCTGA
- the ureB gene encoding urease subunit beta: MADLPTGPGEIRTMDGTVVLNADRGPDERLDLVIVNTGDRPVQIGSHIHLPDVNAALSFDRASAVGYRLDIPSGTSRRFEPGASQEVGAVALRGRRHVPGIQVRGDEGPVGG, from the coding sequence GTGGCCGACCTGCCCACCGGGCCCGGTGAGATCCGGACCATGGACGGGACCGTCGTGCTCAACGCCGACCGCGGCCCCGACGAGCGCCTCGACCTGGTCATCGTCAACACGGGAGACCGCCCCGTCCAGATCGGCTCACACATCCACCTACCCGACGTGAACGCCGCGCTGTCCTTCGACCGGGCGTCCGCCGTGGGCTACCGGCTGGACATCCCGTCGGGCACCAGCCGGCGCTTCGAGCCCGGCGCGTCGCAGGAGGTCGGCGCCGTGGCGTTGCGCGGCCGGCGCCACGTGCCGGGGATCCAGGTTCGCGGGGACGAGGGGCCGGTCGGTGGTTGA
- a CDS encoding urease subunit gamma, with amino-acid sequence MHLTPADSEKLLLAVAGMVARDRLARGVLLNHPETVALLSTWVIERAREGASVADLMETGRHVLTRDQVMPEVASMLTDVQVEATFPDGRKLVTLHHPIA; translated from the coding sequence ATGCACCTGACACCGGCCGACTCCGAGAAGCTCCTGCTCGCCGTCGCTGGGATGGTCGCGCGCGACCGACTCGCCCGGGGCGTGCTGCTCAACCACCCCGAGACCGTGGCGCTGCTGAGCACCTGGGTCATCGAGCGGGCCCGCGAGGGCGCGAGCGTGGCCGACCTCATGGAGACGGGACGCCACGTGCTCACCCGGGACCAGGTGATGCCGGAGGTCGCGTCGATGCTCACCGACGTCCAGGTGGAGGCGACCTTTCCCGACGGTCGCAAGCTCGTCACGCTCCACCACCCGATCGCCTGA